A single genomic interval of Procambarus clarkii isolate CNS0578487 chromosome 17, FALCON_Pclarkii_2.0, whole genome shotgun sequence harbors:
- the LOC123772512 gene encoding ufm1-specific protease 1 isoform X1 has protein sequence MGGGRDYICDLLPNIHRGLQLPPEVSEAYHVVGDYLYYHYGCDGFDDRGWGCGYRTLMTLCSWIRGQLRKSQATSISLPPVPSHHRIQEILVEIGDKEKDFLNSKQWIGSVEVCHILDTVYDVPCKIIHINSGKELYENINSLVDHFKIRGSPVMMGGSTDVSSKGIMGVCKSATQTYLLVVDPHFWGEATNAALLQASEWAKWQPLSDFNESSFYNVCLPQCTAIELINK, from the exons ATGGGAGGTGGACGTGATTACATTTGTGACCTTCTACCAAACATTCACAGAGGGTTACAACTTCCACCAGAAGTGTCAGAAGCATATCATGTTGTTGGAGATTACCTCTATTACCACTATGGTTGTGATGGATTTGATGACCGG GGCTGGGGCTGCGGATATAGGACACTCATGACTTTGTGCTCGTGGATACGAGGTCAGCTACGGAAGTCACAAGCAACTTCAATCAGTTTACCACCTGTACCGTCCCACCATCGCATACAAGAAATTCTTGTGGAGATTGGAGATAAAGAAAAGGATTTTCTGAACTCTAAACAGTGGATAGGCAGTGTTGAG GTTTGCCATATTTTAGATACTGTTTATGATGTTCCATGCAAAATTATTCATATAAATAGTGGTAAAGAATTGTATGAAAATAtaaacagcttggttgatcacttCAAGATTAGAGGGTCACCGGTTATGATGGGTGGCAGTACTGACGTGTCGTCTAAGGGAATTATGGGTGTGTGCAAGAGCGCAACTCAAACTTacctgcttgtggtg GATCCACACTTTTGGGGTGAAGCTACAAATGCAGCACTACTACAAGCCAGTGAATGGGCTAAATGGCAGCCTCTAAGTGACTTTAATGAATCCTCATTCTATAATGTGTGTCTTCCACAGTGCACTGCCAtagaattaataaataaataa